A DNA window from Comamonas fluminis contains the following coding sequences:
- a CDS encoding glutamate synthase-related protein, which yields MTTAAEIKHLQDHGLYSKSNEHDACGLGFVAHIKGVKRHDIVLGALKILENIDHRGAVGADPLMGDGAGILIQIPDQLYREEMARQGVELPPAGEYGVGMIFLPKEHASRLACQQEMERAIKAEGQVLLGWRDVPVNRDMPMSPTVQEKEPILRQVFIGRGTDVIVQDALERKLYVIRKTASAAIQNLGLKHSKEYYVPSMSSRTVVYKGLLLADQVGVYYKDLSDERCVSAIGLVHQRFSTNTFPEWPLAHPYRYVAHNGEINTVRGNYNWMLAREGVMASPVLGEDLQKLYPISFAGQSDTATFDNCLELLTMAGYPISQAVMMMIPEPWEQHEAMDERRRAFYEYHAAMIEPWDGPASIVFTDGRQIGATLDRNGLRPSRYCITDDDLVILASEAGVLPVPDSKIVRKWRLQPGKMLLIDLEQGRMIEDEELKANVVNTKPYKQWIENLRIKLDQVEIPADFVAPAAKADLSLLDRQQAFGFTQEDIKFLLTPMAEKGEEGIGSMGNDSPLAVLSDKNKPLYNYFRQMFAQVTNPPIDPIREAIVMSLVSFVGPKPNLLDINQVNPPMRLELQQPVLDVEGMAKLREIEKHTHGKFKSATIDITYPLSWGKQGVEAKLASLCAHAVDEIKGGANILIISDRNLSATQVAIPALLALSAIHQHLVKEGLRTTAGLVVETGTAREVHHFAVLAGYGAEAVHPYLALETLEDIFGREGAPISAEKAIYHYVKAIGKGLSKIMSKMGVSTYMSYCGAQLFEAVGLNSETVDKYFTGTASRVEGIGVFEIAEETIRNHTAAFSDDPVLETMLDTGGEYAWRARGEEHMWTPEVIAKLQHSTRSNNFSTYKEYAQLINDQSKRHMTLRGLFEFKFDPAKAIPVEQVESVKEIVKRFATGAMSLGSISTEAHATLAVAMNRIGGKSNTGEGGEDPKRYRNELKGIAITKGETLGSIIGKDKVESDIELLAGDSLRSKIKQVASGRFGVTAEYLASSDQIQIKMAQGAKPGEGGQLPGGKVSDYIGALRHSVPGVGLISPPPHHDIYSIEDLAQLIHDLKNVAPHASISTKLVSEVGVGTIAAGVTKCKSDHLVIAGHDGGTGASPWSSIKHAGGPWEIGLAETQQTLVLNRLRGRVRVQADGQMKTGRDVVIGALLGADEFGFATAPLVVEGCIMMRKCHLNTCPVGVATQDPVLRKKFTGKPEHVVNYFFFIAEEVRQIMAQLGIAKFDDLIGRSDLLDTRKGIAHWKAQGLDFSRLFAQPEVPADVARFHVESQDHLLDKALDVKLIERCQPAIANGEKVRIMEVARNVNRSVGAMLSGAVTKQHAEGLPDDTIRIHFEGTGGQSFGAFLCNGITLNLTGEANDYTGKGLSGGRVVVHPSHEFRGNSVSNTIVGNTVMFGATSGEAFFSGVAGERFAVRLSGATAVVEGVGDHGCEYMTGGTVVVLGKTGRNFAAGMSGGVAYVYDEDGKFAERCNTASVKLEKVLPHDEFVSRVDPGIWHRGQSDDQQLRALIESHSRWTGSTRARDLLDNWAAARAKFVKVFPTEYQRALGEIYERKQKEKQAAQAQATSKTEAVAAK from the coding sequence ATGACGACGGCTGCAGAGATCAAGCATCTCCAGGACCACGGTCTGTATTCCAAGAGCAACGAGCATGACGCCTGTGGTCTGGGTTTTGTCGCCCATATCAAGGGTGTCAAACGCCATGACATCGTTCTGGGCGCGCTCAAGATTCTGGAAAACATCGACCACCGTGGTGCCGTGGGTGCAGACCCGCTGATGGGCGACGGCGCGGGGATTCTGATTCAGATTCCGGACCAGCTCTACCGCGAAGAGATGGCCAGGCAGGGCGTGGAGCTGCCGCCCGCTGGTGAATATGGCGTGGGCATGATCTTCCTGCCCAAGGAGCACGCCTCCCGTCTGGCCTGCCAGCAGGAGATGGAGCGCGCGATCAAGGCCGAAGGCCAGGTGCTGCTGGGCTGGCGCGATGTGCCGGTGAACCGCGACATGCCCATGTCGCCCACTGTGCAGGAAAAGGAACCTATCCTGCGCCAGGTCTTCATCGGCCGTGGCACGGACGTGATCGTGCAGGATGCGCTGGAGCGCAAGCTGTACGTGATCCGCAAGACGGCCTCCGCAGCCATCCAGAACCTGGGCCTCAAGCACAGCAAGGAATACTACGTTCCCAGCATGAGCAGCCGCACCGTGGTCTACAAGGGCCTGCTGCTGGCTGACCAGGTGGGCGTGTACTACAAGGATCTGTCCGATGAGCGCTGCGTCTCGGCCATCGGTCTGGTGCACCAGCGTTTCTCCACCAACACTTTCCCAGAGTGGCCTCTGGCCCACCCCTACCGCTATGTGGCGCACAACGGTGAAATCAACACCGTGCGTGGCAACTACAACTGGATGCTGGCGCGCGAAGGTGTGATGGCTTCCCCCGTGCTGGGCGAAGACCTGCAAAAGCTCTACCCCATCAGCTTTGCTGGCCAGTCCGACACCGCCACGTTCGACAACTGCCTGGAACTGCTGACCATGGCGGGCTACCCCATCAGCCAGGCCGTGATGATGATGATTCCCGAGCCTTGGGAGCAGCACGAAGCCATGGATGAGCGCCGCCGCGCTTTCTATGAATACCACGCTGCGATGATCGAGCCCTGGGATGGCCCAGCTTCCATCGTGTTCACCGATGGCCGCCAGATTGGCGCCACGCTGGACCGCAATGGCCTGCGTCCTTCGCGCTACTGCATCACCGATGACGATCTGGTCATCCTGGCTTCCGAAGCTGGTGTGCTGCCCGTGCCCGACAGCAAGATCGTGCGCAAGTGGCGTCTGCAGCCCGGCAAGATGCTGCTGATCGACCTGGAACAAGGCCGCATGATTGAAGACGAAGAGCTCAAGGCCAATGTCGTCAACACCAAGCCCTACAAGCAGTGGATCGAGAACCTGCGCATCAAGCTCGATCAGGTGGAAATTCCTGCCGACTTCGTCGCGCCCGCTGCCAAGGCGGACCTGTCTCTGCTGGACCGCCAGCAGGCCTTTGGCTTCACGCAGGAGGACATCAAGTTCCTGCTGACACCCATGGCTGAAAAGGGCGAAGAAGGCATTGGCTCCATGGGTAACGACAGCCCGCTGGCCGTGCTGTCCGACAAGAACAAGCCGCTGTACAACTACTTCCGCCAGATGTTCGCCCAGGTGACGAACCCGCCCATCGACCCGATCCGTGAAGCGATCGTGATGTCGCTGGTGTCTTTCGTTGGCCCCAAGCCCAACCTGCTGGACATCAACCAGGTCAACCCGCCCATGCGCCTGGAGCTGCAGCAGCCCGTGCTGGATGTGGAAGGCATGGCCAAGCTGCGCGAAATCGAAAAGCACACGCACGGCAAGTTCAAGAGCGCCACGATCGATATCACCTACCCGCTGAGCTGGGGCAAGCAGGGCGTGGAAGCCAAGCTGGCTTCGCTGTGCGCGCACGCCGTGGACGAGATCAAGGGCGGCGCCAACATCCTGATCATCAGTGACCGCAACCTGAGCGCCACGCAAGTGGCCATTCCTGCGCTGCTGGCGCTGTCGGCCATCCACCAGCATCTGGTCAAGGAAGGTCTGCGCACCACCGCCGGTCTGGTGGTGGAAACCGGCACAGCCCGCGAAGTACACCACTTTGCCGTGCTGGCGGGCTACGGTGCAGAAGCTGTGCACCCCTACCTGGCACTGGAGACCCTGGAAGACATCTTCGGTCGTGAAGGTGCTCCTATCTCTGCCGAAAAGGCCATCTATCACTATGTGAAGGCCATCGGCAAGGGCCTGTCCAAGATCATGTCCAAGATGGGCGTGTCCACCTATATGTCGTACTGCGGTGCGCAGCTGTTTGAAGCCGTGGGCCTGAACAGCGAAACCGTGGACAAGTACTTCACCGGCACGGCCAGCCGTGTGGAAGGCATCGGCGTCTTCGAGATTGCCGAAGAAACCATCCGCAACCACACTGCTGCGTTCAGCGATGACCCCGTGCTGGAAACCATGCTGGACACCGGTGGCGAATACGCCTGGCGTGCCCGTGGTGAAGAGCATATGTGGACGCCGGAAGTGATTGCCAAGCTGCAGCACTCCACCCGCTCCAACAACTTCAGCACCTACAAGGAATACGCCCAGCTCATCAACGACCAGAGCAAGCGCCACATGACGCTGCGCGGCCTGTTCGAGTTCAAGTTCGACCCTGCCAAGGCCATTCCGGTGGAGCAGGTCGAATCGGTTAAGGAAATTGTCAAGCGCTTTGCCACCGGTGCCATGTCGCTGGGTTCGATCTCCACCGAAGCCCACGCTACGCTGGCTGTGGCCATGAACCGTATCGGCGGCAAGAGCAACACCGGTGAAGGCGGCGAAGACCCCAAGCGCTACCGCAATGAGCTCAAGGGTATCGCCATCACCAAGGGCGAGACTCTGGGCTCCATCATCGGCAAGGACAAGGTTGAATCCGACATTGAACTGCTGGCGGGAGACTCGCTGCGCTCCAAGATCAAGCAGGTCGCATCCGGTCGCTTCGGTGTGACGGCCGAATATCTGGCTTCTTCGGACCAGATCCAGATCAAGATGGCCCAGGGCGCCAAGCCCGGTGAAGGTGGTCAGCTGCCCGGCGGCAAGGTCTCCGACTACATCGGTGCACTGCGTCACTCCGTGCCTGGTGTGGGCTTGATTTCGCCTCCTCCTCACCACGACATTTATTCGATCGAAGACCTGGCACAGCTGATTCACGATCTGAAGAACGTGGCGCCGCACGCCAGCATCAGCACCAAGCTGGTGTCTGAAGTCGGTGTGGGCACGATTGCCGCAGGCGTGACCAAGTGCAAGAGCGATCACCTGGTGATCGCCGGCCACGATGGCGGTACCGGCGCTTCGCCCTGGTCCTCCATCAAGCATGCCGGCGGCCCCTGGGAAATCGGTCTGGCTGAAACCCAGCAAACGCTGGTGCTCAACCGCCTGCGTGGCCGTGTGCGCGTGCAGGCCGACGGTCAGATGAAGACTGGCCGTGACGTGGTGATTGGTGCGCTGCTGGGTGCGGATGAATTTGGCTTCGCTACCGCGCCGCTGGTGGTGGAAGGCTGCATCATGATGCGCAAGTGCCACCTGAACACCTGCCCCGTGGGCGTGGCCACGCAAGACCCCGTGCTGCGCAAGAAATTCACCGGCAAGCCCGAGCATGTCGTGAACTACTTCTTCTTCATCGCCGAAGAAGTGCGCCAGATCATGGCCCAGCTGGGCATTGCCAAGTTTGACGACCTGATTGGCCGCTCCGACCTGCTTGACACCCGCAAGGGCATTGCACACTGGAAGGCCCAGGGCCTGGACTTCAGCCGTCTGTTTGCCCAGCCCGAAGTGCCTGCCGACGTGGCCCGTTTCCATGTCGAGTCGCAAGACCACCTGCTGGACAAGGCGCTGGACGTCAAGCTCATCGAGCGCTGCCAGCCCGCCATTGCCAATGGCGAGAAGGTGCGCATCATGGAAGTGGCGCGCAATGTGAACCGCTCCGTGGGCGCCATGCTCTCCGGCGCGGTGACCAAGCAGCACGCCGAAGGCTTGCCAGATGACACCATCCGCATCCACTTTGAGGGTACGGGCGGCCAGTCCTTCGGTGCCTTCCTGTGCAACGGCATCACGCTGAACCTGACCGGCGAAGCCAACGACTACACCGGCAAGGGCCTGTCCGGCGGCCGCGTGGTGGTGCACCCCAGCCATGAATTCCGTGGCAACAGCGTGAGCAACACCATCGTGGGCAACACCGTGATGTTTGGCGCCACCAGCGGTGAAGCCTTCTTCAGCGGTGTGGCTGGCGAGCGTTTTGCCGTGCGCCTGTCCGGCGCCACAGCGGTGGTCGAAGGCGTGGGTGACCACGGCTGCGAATACATGACGGGCGGCACCGTGGTCGTGCTGGGCAAGACGGGTCGTAACTTCGCAGCTGGCATGAGCGGCGGCGTGGCCTATGTGTACGACGAAGACGGCAAGTTTGCCGAGCGTTGCAACACCGCTTCGGTGAAGCTGGAGAAGGTGCTGCCGCACGACGAGTTTGTCTCGCGTGTCGATCCCGGCATCTGGCACCGTGGCCAGAGCGATGACCAGCAACTGCGCGCCCTGATTGAGTCGCACAGCCGCTGGACGGGCTCTACCCGTGCCCGTGATCTGCTGGACAACTGGGCCGCAGCGCGTGCCAAGTTCGTCAAGGTGTTCCCGACCGAGTACCAGCGTGCACTCGGCGAGATCTATGAACGCAAACAGAAGGAAAAGCAAGCTGCGCAAGCGCAAGCCACTTCCAAAACAGAAGCAGTAGCCGCCAAGTAA
- a CDS encoding glutamate synthase subunit beta encodes MGKTTGFMEYERIEEGYAPVAERVKHYKEFVIGLTNEQAKVQAARCMDCGTPFCNNGCPVNNIIPDFNDLVYRGDWKNAITTLHSTNNFPEFTGRICPAPCEAACVANINGDAIGIKSIEHSIIDRAWAEGWVKPLPPKHQTGKKVAVVGAGPAGMAAAQQLVRAGHDVTLFEKNDRVGGLLRYGIPDFKLDKGLIDRRMEQLVAEGLKVRTGVLIAGKDGLGKDSKVTNWAKETISPEQLKAEFDAVLLTGGSEHSRDLPVPGRELDGVHYAMEFLPQQNKINAGDKLKGQIRADGKHVIVIGGGDTGSDCVGTSNRHGAKSVTQFEVMPMPPEQENKPLVWPYWPIKLRTSSSHDEGVVREFAISTKEFTGDKGKVKSLTTVQVEFKDGKLTEVPGTEKVWPADLVLLAMGFVHPVATVLDAFGVDKDARGNAKATTEFHGGYATNVDKVFAAGDIRRGQSLVVWAIREGRQAARAVDEFLMGESELPR; translated from the coding sequence ATGGGAAAGACCACCGGCTTCATGGAATACGAACGCATCGAAGAGGGCTACGCCCCCGTTGCGGAACGCGTCAAGCATTACAAGGAATTCGTCATCGGTTTGACGAACGAGCAGGCCAAGGTACAGGCTGCGCGCTGCATGGATTGCGGCACGCCTTTCTGCAACAACGGCTGCCCGGTCAACAACATCATTCCGGACTTCAACGACCTCGTGTACCGCGGCGACTGGAAAAACGCCATCACCACGCTGCACAGCACCAACAACTTCCCCGAGTTCACGGGCCGCATCTGCCCCGCACCCTGCGAAGCGGCCTGCGTGGCCAATATCAATGGCGATGCCATCGGCATCAAGTCGATTGAGCACTCCATCATCGACCGCGCCTGGGCCGAAGGCTGGGTCAAGCCCCTGCCACCCAAGCACCAGACCGGCAAGAAAGTGGCCGTGGTCGGCGCCGGCCCTGCCGGCATGGCCGCAGCCCAGCAGCTGGTGCGTGCCGGCCACGACGTGACCCTGTTTGAAAAGAACGACCGCGTGGGCGGCCTGCTGCGCTACGGCATCCCCGACTTCAAGCTGGACAAGGGCTTGATCGACCGCCGCATGGAGCAGCTCGTGGCCGAAGGCCTGAAGGTGCGCACCGGCGTGCTGATTGCGGGCAAGGACGGTCTGGGCAAGGACTCCAAGGTCACCAACTGGGCCAAGGAAACCATTTCGCCCGAGCAGCTCAAGGCCGAATTTGATGCCGTGCTGCTGACCGGCGGGTCCGAGCACTCGCGCGATCTGCCCGTGCCCGGTCGTGAGCTCGATGGCGTGCACTACGCCATGGAGTTCCTGCCCCAGCAAAACAAGATCAACGCCGGCGACAAGCTCAAAGGCCAGATCCGCGCCGATGGCAAGCATGTCATCGTCATCGGTGGCGGCGATACCGGCTCCGACTGCGTGGGCACCTCCAACCGCCACGGCGCCAAGAGCGTGACCCAGTTTGAAGTCATGCCCATGCCGCCCGAGCAGGAGAACAAGCCGCTGGTCTGGCCTTACTGGCCGATCAAGCTGCGCACTTCGTCCAGCCACGATGAAGGCGTGGTCCGCGAGTTCGCCATCTCCACCAAGGAATTCACCGGCGACAAGGGCAAGGTCAAGAGCCTGACCACGGTGCAGGTCGAGTTCAAGGACGGCAAGCTGACTGAAGTGCCTGGCACCGAAAAAGTCTGGCCCGCCGACCTGGTGCTGCTGGCCATGGGCTTTGTGCACCCCGTCGCCACCGTGCTGGATGCCTTTGGTGTGGACAAGGACGCACGCGGCAATGCCAAGGCAACGACCGAGTTCCACGGCGGCTACGCCACCAATGTGGACAAAGTCTTTGCCGCAGGCGACATCCGCCGTGGTCAATCCTTGGTCGTCTGGGCTATCCGTGAAGGCCGTCAGGCAGCACGTGCTGTGGATGAGTTCCTGATGGGCGAGAGCGAGCTGCCTCGTTAA